Proteins found in one Triticum aestivum cultivar Chinese Spring chromosome 4D, IWGSC CS RefSeq v2.1, whole genome shotgun sequence genomic segment:
- the LOC123096754 gene encoding serine/arginine repetitive matrix protein 2 isoform X1 translates to MVRSRSPKGGDDGRRRSTPRRSSDEQGGRKEKGPISLLVRNIPHNCRYEDLRVPFAKFGPVRDIYMPKDYYSGEPKGFAFIEFFDSHDASEAQYHMNHKLFCGREIKVEPATDKRKRPEDMRRRTGVRVHSGSKGHDLSRHGRSRSRSHSRSPRQGGRDRSRSHSPAPRRHGDYSASPKRKEECQAKSSGQSKEHDNDKKLGSCTPGGRSERHDTDNDSNERRATPNYSAAPKRTEACQTKSPRQANEHDEDKKHISFSPDRNNHRDADNGHNERDDYSTSSKRKGERLSKSLRLSKEHDEDKKRRSYSRDDRSDCRDADNSFKESRATTDAKRSCPRQRSPRPSAGSHSRRRDAYSASPKGKEERREQSPRQSKVHDKHRKRRSNTPDDRNDCHGADHSHNEMQGDCSTSPKIKEERQAKSSRESEEYNKDTKGRSCAPHDRNDHHDAVNGSREKPVTPDDEGSHACRRSPRPSSGSRSRKRDDCSASPKKKEESWAKSPKQSIEYKDEKRRSCTADDINGRHHAVNCYKKKRDGYSASPKIKEECRAESPRPTKEREDNGGIDRTDADNGYNERRAGPDSASQKRMEKPPQAKSQSQSKEYDNGKNRSYTHDDGKECRDADNVSKERKDYSAAGKRKEERQASLPRQSKEHDEHKKRGSYTRDDRNDLRDADNGSKERRKDYSASGKRKEERQASLPRQSKEHEEHKKRGCYTRDDRNDLCDADNGSKERRKDYSAAGKRKEERQASLPRQSKEHDEHKKRGSYTPDDRDDPRDADNGSKERRNDYSASRKRMEDYRAKSSRQSNEHDDDKKRGSYTPDDRSHRSDADNRSRERRGDFSASGQRKEEYLGKSPRQLKEHGDNKKRGSYTPADRNDLRDVDNGCNEKLATDDGSRSPCPGRRSPRPS, encoded by the exons ATGGTGAGGAGCCGCTCTCCCAAGGGCGGAGATGACGGCAGGCGACGAAGCACTCCTAGGAGAAGTTCtgatgagcaaggaggaaggaaGGAAAAAGGTCCTATAAGCCTCTTGGTGCGTAACATCCCTCATAACTGCAG ATATGAAGATCTTCGAGTTCCTTTTGCAAAGTTTGGTCCTGTTCGGGATATTTACATGCCAAAAGATTACTACAGTGG GGAGCCAAAAGGGTTTGCTTTTATTGAGTTTTTTGACTCCCATGATGCTTCTGAGGCGCAATATCACATGAACCATAAGTTGTTTTGCGGACGTGAGATTAAAGTTGAGCCTGCCACAGATAAACGGAAAAGGCCCGAAGACATGCGTAGACGAACTGGAGTAAG AGTTCATTCTGGTTCTAAAGGGCACGATCTTTCTCGCCATG GACGGTCTCGTTCTCGTTCACACTCCCGTTCTCCTCGCCAAGGTGGTCGTGATAGATCACG GTCACATTCTCCTGCCCCAAGAAGGCATGGTGACTACTCTGCTTCACCAAAGAGAAAGGAAGAGTGCCAGGCAAAATCATCAGGACAATCAAAAGAACATGACAACGATAAGAAGCTGGGATCCTGTACTCCTGGTGGTAGAAGTGAACGTCATGACACTGATAATGATTCCAATGA GAGGCGGGCAACACCTAACTATTCTGCTGCACCAAAGAGAACGGAAGCGTGCCAGACAAAATCACCAAGGCAGGCAAATGAACATGATGAGGATAAGAAGCATATATCTTTTAGTCCTGATAGAAACAACCACCGTGATGCTGACAATGGCCACAATGA GCGAGATGACTACTCTACTTCATCAAAGAGAAAGGGAGAACGCTTGTCAAAATCACTAAGATTGTCCAAAGAACATGATGAGGATAAGAAGCGGAGATCCTATAGTCGTGATGATCGAAGTGACTGCCGTGATGCTGATAATAGTTTCAAAGA GAGCCGGGCAACAACTGATGCTAAGAGATCCTGTCCCCGCCAGAGGTCACCCAGACCATCCGCTGGATCACACTCAAGAAGGCGAGATGCCTACTCTGCTTCCCCAAAGGGAAAAGAAGAGCGTCGGGAACAATCACCAAGACAGTCAAAAGTACATGATAAACATAGGAAGCGGAGATCCAATACTCCTGATGATAGAAATGACTGTCATGGTGCTGATCATAGTCACAACGA AATGCAAGGTGACTGCTCTACTTCACCAAAGATTAAGGAAGAGCGCCAGGCAAAATCATCAAGAGAGTCAGAAGAATATAACAAGGATACAAAGGGGAGATCCTGTGCCCCTCATGATAGAAATGACCACCATGATGCAGTTAATGGTTCCAGAGA GAAGCCGGTAACACCTGACGATGAGGGGTCCCATGCCTGCCGGAGGTCACCCAGACCATCTTCTGGATCACGCTCAAGAAAGCGAGATGACTGTTCTGCTTCcccaaagaaaaaggaagagagctGGGCAAAGTCACCAAAGCAGTCCATTGAATACAAGGATGAAAAGAGGAGGTCATGTACTGCTGATGATATAAATGGCCGACATCATGCTGTTAATTGTTACAAGAA AAAGCGAGATGGCTACTCTGCTTCCCCAAAGATAAAGGAGGAGTGCAGGGCGGAATCACCACGACCGACAAAAGAACGTGAGGATAATGGTGGAATAGACCGTACTGATGCTGACAATGGCTACAATGA GAGGCGTGCAGGACCTGACTCTGCTTCACAGAAGAGAATGGAAAAGCCTCCCCAAGCAAAATCACAAAGCCAGTCGAAAGAATATGATAACGGTAAGAACAGATCCTATACCCATGATGATGGAAAGGAGTGCCGCGATGCTGATAATGTTTCCAAAGA GCGAAAGGACTACTCAGCTGCTGGAAAGAGAAAGGAAGAGCGCCAGGCAAGTTTACCAAGACAATCAAAGGAACATGATGAACATAAGAAGAGGGGATCCTATACTCGTGATGATAGAAATGACCTCCGTGATGCTGATAATGGTTCCAAAGA AAGGCGAAAGGACTACTCAGCTTCTGGAAAGAGAAAGGAAGAGCGCCAGGCAAGTTTACCAAGACAATCAAAGGAACATGAGGAGCATAAGAAGAGGGGATGCTATACTCGTGATGATAGAAATGACCTCTGTGATGCTGATAATGGTTCCAAAGA AAGGCGAAAGGACTACTCAGCTGCTGGAAAGAGAAAGGAAGAGCGCCAGGCAAGTTTACCAAGACAATCAAAGGAACATGATGAGCATAAGAAGAGGGGATCCTATACTCCTGATGATAGAGATGACCCCCGTGATGCTGATAATGGTTCCAAAGA AAGGCGAAATGATTACTCAGCTTCCCGAAAGAGAATGGAGGACTACAGAGCAAAATCATCAAGACAATCAAACGAACATGATGATGATAAGAAAAGGGGATCGTATACTCCCGATGATAGAAGCCACCGCTCCGATGCTGATAATCGTTCGAGAGA AAGGCGAGGTGACTTCTCAGCTTCCGGACAGAGAAAGGAAGAGTACCTGGGAAAATCACCAAGACAGTTAAAGGAACATGGTGACAATAAGAAGAGGGGGTCATATACGCCTGCTGATAGAAATGACCTCCGTGATGTTGATAATGGTTGCAATGA GAAGCTGGCAACAGATGACGGTAGCCGTAGCCCCTGCCCTGGCCGGAGGTCGCCGCGACCATCTTAG
- the LOC123096754 gene encoding serine/arginine repetitive matrix protein 2 isoform X5, with translation MVRSRSPKGGDDGRRRSTPRRSSDEQGGRKEKGPISLLVRNIPHNCRYEDLRVPFAKFGPVRDIYMPKDYYSGEPKGFAFIEFFDSHDASEAQYHMNHKLFCGREIKVEPATDKRKRPEDMRRRTGVRVHSGSKGHDLSRHGRSRSRSHSRSPRQGGRDRSRSHSPAPRRHGDYSASPKRKEECQAKSSGQSKEHDNDKKLGSCTPGGRSERHDTDNDSNERRATPNYSAAPKRTEACQTKSPRQANEHDEDKKHISFSPDRNNHRDADNGHNERDDYSTSSKRKGERLSKSLRLSKEHDEDKKRRSYSRDDRSDCRDADNSFKESRATTDAKRSCPRQRSPRPSAGSHSRRRDAYSASPKGKEERREQSPRQSKVHDKHRKRRSNTPDDRNDCHGADHSHNEMQGDCSTSPKIKEERQAKSSRESEEYNKDTKGRSCAPHDRNDHHDAVNGSREKPVTPDDEGSHACRRSPRPSSGSRSRKRDDCSASPKKKEESWAKSPKQSIEYKDEKRRSCTADDINGRHHAVNCYKKKRDGYSASPKIKEECRAESPRPTKEREDNGGIDRTDADNGYNERRAGPDSASQKRMEKPPQAKSQSQSKEYDNGKNRSYTHDDGKECRDADNVSKERKDYSAAGKRKEERQASLPRQSKEHDEHKKRGSYTRDDRNDLRDADNGSKERRKDYSASGKRKEERQASLPRQSKEHEEHKKRGCYTRDDRNDLCDADNGSKERRKDYSAAGKRKEERQASLPRQSKEHDEHKKRGSYTPDDRDDPRDADNGSKERNDYSASRKRMEDYRAKSSRQSNEHDDDKKRGSYTPDDRSHRSDADNRSRERRGDFSASGQRKEEYLGKSPRQLKEHGDNKKRGSYTPADRNDLRDVDNGCNEKLATDDGSRSPCPGRRSPRPS, from the exons ATGGTGAGGAGCCGCTCTCCCAAGGGCGGAGATGACGGCAGGCGACGAAGCACTCCTAGGAGAAGTTCtgatgagcaaggaggaaggaaGGAAAAAGGTCCTATAAGCCTCTTGGTGCGTAACATCCCTCATAACTGCAG ATATGAAGATCTTCGAGTTCCTTTTGCAAAGTTTGGTCCTGTTCGGGATATTTACATGCCAAAAGATTACTACAGTGG GGAGCCAAAAGGGTTTGCTTTTATTGAGTTTTTTGACTCCCATGATGCTTCTGAGGCGCAATATCACATGAACCATAAGTTGTTTTGCGGACGTGAGATTAAAGTTGAGCCTGCCACAGATAAACGGAAAAGGCCCGAAGACATGCGTAGACGAACTGGAGTAAG AGTTCATTCTGGTTCTAAAGGGCACGATCTTTCTCGCCATG GACGGTCTCGTTCTCGTTCACACTCCCGTTCTCCTCGCCAAGGTGGTCGTGATAGATCACG GTCACATTCTCCTGCCCCAAGAAGGCATGGTGACTACTCTGCTTCACCAAAGAGAAAGGAAGAGTGCCAGGCAAAATCATCAGGACAATCAAAAGAACATGACAACGATAAGAAGCTGGGATCCTGTACTCCTGGTGGTAGAAGTGAACGTCATGACACTGATAATGATTCCAATGA GAGGCGGGCAACACCTAACTATTCTGCTGCACCAAAGAGAACGGAAGCGTGCCAGACAAAATCACCAAGGCAGGCAAATGAACATGATGAGGATAAGAAGCATATATCTTTTAGTCCTGATAGAAACAACCACCGTGATGCTGACAATGGCCACAATGA GCGAGATGACTACTCTACTTCATCAAAGAGAAAGGGAGAACGCTTGTCAAAATCACTAAGATTGTCCAAAGAACATGATGAGGATAAGAAGCGGAGATCCTATAGTCGTGATGATCGAAGTGACTGCCGTGATGCTGATAATAGTTTCAAAGA GAGCCGGGCAACAACTGATGCTAAGAGATCCTGTCCCCGCCAGAGGTCACCCAGACCATCCGCTGGATCACACTCAAGAAGGCGAGATGCCTACTCTGCTTCCCCAAAGGGAAAAGAAGAGCGTCGGGAACAATCACCAAGACAGTCAAAAGTACATGATAAACATAGGAAGCGGAGATCCAATACTCCTGATGATAGAAATGACTGTCATGGTGCTGATCATAGTCACAACGA AATGCAAGGTGACTGCTCTACTTCACCAAAGATTAAGGAAGAGCGCCAGGCAAAATCATCAAGAGAGTCAGAAGAATATAACAAGGATACAAAGGGGAGATCCTGTGCCCCTCATGATAGAAATGACCACCATGATGCAGTTAATGGTTCCAGAGA GAAGCCGGTAACACCTGACGATGAGGGGTCCCATGCCTGCCGGAGGTCACCCAGACCATCTTCTGGATCACGCTCAAGAAAGCGAGATGACTGTTCTGCTTCcccaaagaaaaaggaagagagctGGGCAAAGTCACCAAAGCAGTCCATTGAATACAAGGATGAAAAGAGGAGGTCATGTACTGCTGATGATATAAATGGCCGACATCATGCTGTTAATTGTTACAAGAA AAAGCGAGATGGCTACTCTGCTTCCCCAAAGATAAAGGAGGAGTGCAGGGCGGAATCACCACGACCGACAAAAGAACGTGAGGATAATGGTGGAATAGACCGTACTGATGCTGACAATGGCTACAATGA GAGGCGTGCAGGACCTGACTCTGCTTCACAGAAGAGAATGGAAAAGCCTCCCCAAGCAAAATCACAAAGCCAGTCGAAAGAATATGATAACGGTAAGAACAGATCCTATACCCATGATGATGGAAAGGAGTGCCGCGATGCTGATAATGTTTCCAAAGA GCGAAAGGACTACTCAGCTGCTGGAAAGAGAAAGGAAGAGCGCCAGGCAAGTTTACCAAGACAATCAAAGGAACATGATGAACATAAGAAGAGGGGATCCTATACTCGTGATGATAGAAATGACCTCCGTGATGCTGATAATGGTTCCAAAGA AAGGCGAAAGGACTACTCAGCTTCTGGAAAGAGAAAGGAAGAGCGCCAGGCAAGTTTACCAAGACAATCAAAGGAACATGAGGAGCATAAGAAGAGGGGATGCTATACTCGTGATGATAGAAATGACCTCTGTGATGCTGATAATGGTTCCAAAGA AAGGCGAAAGGACTACTCAGCTGCTGGAAAGAGAAAGGAAGAGCGCCAGGCAAGTTTACCAAGACAATCAAAGGAACATGATGAGCATAAGAAGAGGGGATCCTATACTCCTGATGATAGAGATGACCCCCGTGATGCTGATAATGGTTCCAAAGA GCGAAATGATTACTCAGCTTCCCGAAAGAGAATGGAGGACTACAGAGCAAAATCATCAAGACAATCAAACGAACATGATGATGATAAGAAAAGGGGATCGTATACTCCCGATGATAGAAGCCACCGCTCCGATGCTGATAATCGTTCGAGAGA AAGGCGAGGTGACTTCTCAGCTTCCGGACAGAGAAAGGAAGAGTACCTGGGAAAATCACCAAGACAGTTAAAGGAACATGGTGACAATAAGAAGAGGGGGTCATATACGCCTGCTGATAGAAATGACCTCCGTGATGTTGATAATGGTTGCAATGA GAAGCTGGCAACAGATGACGGTAGCCGTAGCCCCTGCCCTGGCCGGAGGTCGCCGCGACCATCTTAG